A portion of the Poecilia reticulata strain Guanapo linkage group LG23, Guppy_female_1.0+MT, whole genome shotgun sequence genome contains these proteins:
- the nudt5 gene encoding ADP-sugar pyrophosphatase: MSNSEDPKATTTPHIIKEEVLAEGKWVKLEQTTYLDPAGNTRTWETAKRTTRRSNTEADGVGIIALLKRTLHKDCVVMVKQFRPPMGGNTLEFPAGLIDEGETAAVAALRELKEETGYKGEVVGVTPVTCLDPGLSNCTTQIALVNINGDDVENINPTQQLGDGEFVEVILLPLDEFQCKIDDLIRREKIIVDSKVYIFAMGMAQAFFKPRELPVLKQ; encoded by the exons ATGAGCAACTCCGAGGACCCTAAAGCGACAACAACACCACATATAATCAAAGAAGAG GTGTTGGCAGAAGGGAAATGGGTGAAGCTGGAACAGACCACATACCTGGACCCTGCAGGAAACACCAG AACCTGGGAGACGGCGAAGCGGACGACCAGGAGGAGCAACACGGAGGCAGACGGAGTAGGAATCATTGCGTTGCTGAAGCGGACGCTCCATAAAGACTGCGTCGTCATGGTGAAGCAGTTCCGTCCTCCAATGGGAGGCAACACCCTGGAGTTTCCAGCAG GCCTGATCGATGAGGGGGAAACGGCAGCGGTGGCTGCGCTGAgggagctgaaggaggaaaccGGCTACAAAGGGGAAGTGGTGGGAGTGACTCCAG TGACCTGCCTGGACCCCGGCCTGTCCAACTGCACCACCCAGATCGCCCTGGTCAACATCAACGGAGACGACGTGGAGAACATCAACCCCACACAGCAGCTGG GTGACGGAG AGTTTGTCGAAGTTATCCTTTTACCGCTCGATGAGTTCCAGTGCAAAATCGACG ACCTGATCCGGAGGGAGAAGATCATTGTGGACTCCAAAGTTTACATCTTTGCCATGGGAATGGCTCAGGCCTTCTTCAAGCCCAGGGAGCTGCCCGTCTTAAAGCAGTGA